One Engystomops pustulosus chromosome 11, aEngPut4.maternal, whole genome shotgun sequence DNA window includes the following coding sequences:
- the PLAC9 gene encoding placenta-specific protein 9 — translation MGTVIPIIFLLLVVLGGSWTAADPVSALHRERGEWCTEHQKVHKRLETIEERVTKTVEHLYSEVNSLLSAISGSSWALSAAPSGPLLDIFEEDSR, via the exons ATGGGCACCGTCATTCCGATAATATTCCTCTTACTGGTTGTGTTGGGAGGGAGCTGGACAG CTGCTGACCCAGTGAGTGCCTTacacagagagaggggagagTGGTGCACGGAGCACCAGAAGGTCCACAAACGTTTGGAGACTATAGAGGAG AGAGTTACAAAAACTGTGGAGCACCTGTATTCTGAAGTGAACTCTTTACTCAGCGCCATTTCTGGATCTTCCTGGGCCCTGTCCGCAGCACCCAGCGGCCCCCTCCTGGATATATTTGAGGAAG ATTCCAGATGA